The DNA window GCGCCAGGCTCTACAATAGTCAGGTTATAGTTGCTTCTGTTGTTCACAAGATAATCAATACTTGCCTTGGAGTAGTTCAAGAAATGATTTGGGAACAGACCCATCCAGAAAACCATAATTACTAAAGGAACAAGAACTGCGATTTCGCGAGCATTCAAATCATGCAGCGGGTGATGCTCGTCTTTAACAAGTTCTCCCTTTTCGCCAAAGAAAACGCGTTTGAACATCCACAACATGTAAACAGCGCCCAAAACCACACCCGAAACTGCGAAGTACGCAAACACGGGTTCAGCTTGGTAAGTGCCTAGAAGAATCAGGAACTCGCCGACAAATCCGTTCGTTAATGGAACCGCGATTGAAGACAATGTAATGATGAAGAAGAAGATTGTGAACAAAGGCAAGACCCCTGCCAATCCACCGTATTTGCTGATTTCGCGAGAGTGCGTTCTTTCGTAGATCATACCGATCAACAAGAACAGGGCACCCGTTGAAATACCATGATTCAACATTTGGTAAAGACCACCGGTCATACCGTAAGCGTTGAAAGCAAAGAGGCCGACCAGGATATAACCCATGTGCGAAACTGAAGAGTACGCCACCAGTTTTTTTACGTCCGGCTGAACCATCGCTACCAAGGCACCATAGATAATTCCGACTGTTCCGATCAACATGAACAACCACGCCCAGTATTCAGAAGCCTCTGGGAATAATGGAATCACCCAGCGCATGAAACCGTACGTACCCATTTTAAGCATCACACCGGCAAGGATGACAGAGCCAGGTGTTGGTGCTTCAACGTGGGCATCAGGCAACCAC is part of the Bdellovibrio sp. ArHS genome and encodes:
- a CDS encoding NADH-quinone oxidoreductase subunit M, with the translated sequence MILSSIVFLPLLFALIVAVWPKSNTIRHLALGLSLVEFVLSLALFRQFDPNSAGLQMVEKFMWIERFGIQYFMGIDGISLWLVLLTTFLTPIIILGSWTSITERVKGFHVAMFVLQTAMLGTFLAMDAIFFYVFWELSLVPMYFMVGIWGGARRIYATVKFFIYTFAGSVMMLVAIIYMMYLTQEATGTMSASLLDFYKLKIPFVGGTFFSLQTLLFFAFALAFAIKVPAFPVHTWLPDAHVEAPTPGSVILAGVMLKMGTYGFMRWVIPLFPEASEYWAWLFMLIGTVGIIYGALVAMVQPDVKKLVAYSSVSHMGYILVGLFAFNAYGMTGGLYQMLNHGISTGALFLLIGMIYERTHSREISKYGGLAGVLPLFTIFFFIITLSSIAVPLTNGFVGEFLILLGTYQAEPVFAYFAVSGVVLGAVYMLWMFKRVFFGEKGELVKDEHHPLHDLNAREIAVLVPLVIMVFWMGLFPNHFLNYSKASIDYLVNNRSNYNLTIVEPGATSTQHAQGGN